One part of the Neodiprion virginianus isolate iyNeoVirg1 chromosome 3, iyNeoVirg1.1, whole genome shotgun sequence genome encodes these proteins:
- the LOC124300048 gene encoding eukaryotic translation initiation factor 4E type 3-like: MAALKCESTDALSADLSKSPIFSDHTVETIKEHETSGIPLQTAWTFWLDKAISGTTAEEYKANLKKIYTVNTVQSFWAVFNHIPNAGDIQVRYSYHLMRDERYPLWEEPVNQHGGTWRLKCHKYDTADVWKEIVLAAIGEQFSDSVAEGDEICGVTVSIRDRDDLIQIWNANAALAPSATVLKKVHQLLPEVKFPAEFYKPHQSNHAYGRR, translated from the exons ATGGCGGCGCTGAAGTGCGAGTCGACGGATGCTCTCAGTGCGGATTTGTCAAAATCGCCGATATTCTCGGACCACACCGTTGAGACAATAAAGGAACATGAGACTTCCGGAATACCGCTTCAAACCGCCTGGACATTCTGGCTGGACAA agCTATTTCAGGAACAACGGCAGAAGAATACAaggcaaatttgaaaaaaatttataccgtaAACACGGTACAAAGTTTTTGGGCGGTCTTCAACCACATACCAAATGCTGGTGATATTCAG GTAAGGTACAGCTATCATCTGATGAGGGATGAGAGATACCCGTTATGGGAAGAACCCGTTAACCAACACGGTGGAACATGGAGACTCAAATGTCACAAGTACGATACG GCCGATGTATGGAAGGAAATCGTTTTGGCAGCGATTGGAGAACAGTTTTCCGACAGTGTCGCCGAGGGTGACGAAATCTGCGGTGTCACAGTCTCAATCAGGGACAGAGATGATCTTATACAG ATATGGAATGCTAACGCCGCTCTGGCGCCTTCGGCCACCGTGCtgaaaaaagttcatcaaCTATTGCCGGAAGTCAAGTTCCCTGCCGAATTCTACAAAC CCCATCAATCCAATCACGCTTACGGCCGTCGCTGA